A genomic window from Silene latifolia isolate original U9 population chromosome Y, ASM4854445v1, whole genome shotgun sequence includes:
- the LOC141628310 gene encoding uncharacterized protein LOC141628310: MDCPSSVHDFRPIACCNVMYKCISKIICSRLSGVLMDIVSMNQSAFIKDREIVDNILICQDLVRLYGRKTCTPRAMLKIDLKKAYDSIEWAFLRDMLVALEFLSEMIQWIMVCVSTPSFTISLNGSQFGILRVVTEKPEFRYHSLCRGLKLSHLAFADDLLLFAEPIFHLSLFFFESFYDLLEASVYA, from the exons ATGGATTGTCCTTCCTCAGTCCATGACTTTCGTCccattgcttgttgtaatgtcatgTACAAATGCATTTCCAAAATCATTTGTAGCAGGCTTTCTGGAGTTCTGATGGATATTGTTAGCATGAATCAAAGTGCCTTTATTAAAGATAGAGAGATTGTTGACAATATTCTTATTTGTCAAGATTTAGTGAGGCTTTATGGGAGGAAAACTTGCACTCCTAGGGCAATGCTTAAAATTGATCTCAAAAAAGCCTATGACTCTATTGAATGGGCTTTTCTTAGAGATATGTTGGTTGCCTTAGAGTTTCTGAGCGAGATGATCCAATGGATTATGGTGTGTGTATCCACACCTTCATTCACCATTTCTTTGAATGGGTCCCAGTTTGG GATTCTCAGAGTTGTCACTGAGAAGCCTGAGTTCAGATATCATTCTCTTTGTAGGGGGTTGAAGCTTAGTCACCTAGCCTTTGCAGATGATCTCTTATTATTCGCAGAGCCGATATTCCATCTGTCACTATTTTTCTTTGAGAGCTTTTATGACCTTCTCGAAGCTTCGGTTTATGCATGA